One segment of Solanum lycopersicum chromosome 1, SLM_r2.1 DNA contains the following:
- the LOC101255911 gene encoding uncharacterized protein C12G12.07c, with translation MASTPVSELSDGPVLSVINKRLRALRKKHSRILQMEESRTKGKTLNKEQEETLRSKSAVIAAIDELEKLRQPLAAAVVEEINLSTGQHQVSPAESAVNISIDSTDKGEPAREGVLVVEDLLNLLYFGSMFDVKSLQSDFTPTMLTRTMERACCLSYDCMPDDESTDVMDLLGERDLDLISMLSGLLVSRPVNSPLSHKHALQKCIEHAKLWLSKSEQPIEPNSDATYAGLRSKLDKIIASLYFTTDPVKVEAAAGKYGSYSVPVEEHHVEAVPVDVPLQVDTPSVQYEQKEEAVSSQAIETNDNHISNNIELQQGGQDINQPAEPEEVVFEVEGVDNMKDADFNEQQSVPRRSYQNQNYRGNRGGSVGDRRGYSNGRGGRGRGGSYQNGRNQYYDQSGNYQQRNYNNYRGRGGRGTGGGGGYNHYTSGDQAGSYSADLRYEM, from the exons ATGGCATCTACACCGGTGTCAGAACTCTCCGACGGACCAGTCCTGAGTGTGATCAACAAGCGTCTCCGTGCTCTTCGCAAGAAACACAGCCGCATTCTCCAAATGGAAGAATCCCGCACGAAAGGAAAAACTCTTAACAAGGAGCAAGAAGAAACTCTCCGCTCCAAATCCGCTGTTATTGCTGCCATTGATGAGCTCGAGAAGCTTCGTCAGCCACTAGCTGCTGCTGTGGTTGAAGAAATCAACCTCTCCACTGGACAACACCAAGTTTCTCCAGCAGAATCCGCCGTTAATATCTCTATTGATTCTACTGACAAGGGAGAACCTGCACGCGAGGGTGTTTTGGTGGTTGAGGATTTACTTAATCTATTGTACTTTGGTAGTATGTTTGATGTGAAGTCATTGCAGAGTGATTTTACACCTACGATGTTGACGAGGACTATGGAGAGAGCTTGTTGTTTGAGCTACGACTGTATGCCGGATGATGAATCAACGGACGTGATGGATCTGTTAGGGGAGAGAGATTTGGATTTGATTTCTATGCTTAGTGGGTTGCTTGTTTCACGGCCTGTTAACTCTCCCTTGTCACACAAGCACGCTCTTCAGAAATGTATTGAGCATGCAAAGCTATGGCTTTCGAAGTCCGAGCAGCCCATTGAACCCAATTCCGATGCTACTT ATGCCGGGCTGAGATCAAAGCTCGATAAGATCATTGCTTCACTATATTTTACCACTGACCCTGTTAAAGTGGAGGCAGCTGCTGGTAAATATGGGTCTTATTCGGTGCCAGTAGAAGAGCATCATGTGGAGGCTGTGCCTGTTGATGTACCCTTGCAGGTGGACACTCCAAGTGTGCAGTATGAGCAGAAG gaAGAAGCTGTAAGTTCTCAAGCAATTGAAACTAATGACAATCACATCAGCAATAATATCGAACTGCAGCAG GGTGGACAGGATATCAATCAACCTGCTGAACCAGAAGAAGTCGTGTTTGAGGTTGAAGGCGTTGACAATATGAAGGATGCAGATTTCAATGAGCAACAATCTGTTCCCCGGAGATCTTACCAGAATCAGAATTACAGGGGTAACCGTGGTGGGAGTGTGGGTGACCGTCGTGGATATTCCAATGGTCGTGGAGGACGTGGCAGAGGAGGGTCCTATCAGAATGGTCGCAACCAATACTATGACCAATCTGGTAATTATCAACAGAGGAACTACAATAACTATAGGGGAAGAGGTGGCAGGGGTACAGGTGGTGGCGGAGGTTATAATCATTACACTTCAGGCGATCAAGCTGGCAGTTACTCTGCTGATTTAAG ATATGAAATGTGA